A genomic segment from Dendropsophus ebraccatus isolate aDenEbr1 chromosome 7, aDenEbr1.pat, whole genome shotgun sequence encodes:
- the FBXO8 gene encoding F-box only protein 8, translated as MGQGLWRVARNQQFQQGYLDQNFLSSEHDSNMNHRRHTQGGIDLYHLLKARKAKDEQGFINLEMLPPELSLTILSYLNATDLCLASCVWQDLANDELLWQGLCKSTWGHCSIYNKRHPPGFSYRNLYMLLDEGSLTFNANPHEGIEYFLSRGILDDSPKEIAKFIFYTRTLNWKKLRIYLDERRDVLDELVTLHNFSNQFLPNALREFFRHIHAPEERGEYLETLITKFSHRFCACNPTLARDLGLSPDAVYVLCYSLILLSIDLASPHVKNKMSKREFIRNTRRAAQNISEEFVGHLYDNIYLVGHVAV; from the exons ATGGGTCAAGGGCTTTGGAGAGTTGCAAGAAACCAGCAATTTCAGCAAGGATACCTAGATCAAAACTTCTTGTCCTCAGAACATGACAGCAATATGAACCATCGAAGACACACACAAGGAGGCATAGACCTCTACCATCTACTGAAAGCTCGGAAAGCAAAAGATGAACAAGGATTTATTAATCTTGAAATGCTGCCACCAGAATTAAGCCTTACTATACTATCCTATCTCAATGCAACTGACCTGTGCCTGGCATCCTGTGTATGGCAAGACCTGGCTAATGACGAACTGCTCTGGCAAGG GTTATGTAAGTCAACATGGGGACATTGTTCAATATACAACAAAAGACACCCGCCAGGATTTTCATACCGAAATCTGTATATGCTCCTGGATGAAGGAAGCTTAACCTTTAATGCTAACCCACATGAG GGTATTGAATATTTTTTATCCAGGGGTATACTTGACGACTCACCAAAGGAAATAGCTAAGTTCATCTTTTATACTAGAACTCTCAACTGGAAGAAACTGAGGATATATCTTGATGAAAG gAGAGATGTATTGGATGAACTCGTGACATTACACAACTTCAGCAATCAGTTTCTACCAAATGCACTGAGGGAGTTTTTCCGGCACATACATGCACCCGAAGAACGCGGGGAATACCTTGAAACGCTCATTACAAAATTTTCACACAGATTTTGTGCTTGCAACCCGACTCTAGCAAGAGACCTTGGTCTCAGCCCTG atgcagtgtatgtactgtgctaTTCCCTAATTCTGCTGTCCATCGATCTGGCCAGTCCCCATGTGAAGAACAAAATGTCGAAGAGAGAGTTTATCAGAAACACACGTCGTGCTGCTCAGAATATTAGTGAAGAATTTGTAGGGCACCTTTATGACAACATTTACCTTGTTGGCCATGTTGCTGTGTAG